gaaacaccagtcaAGGGTTCTAAACCGCTCTGCCACAAATGGATGCAAGAGATTTTCCAATGCACCTTGTAATTAGAAACCTCTGATAATGCCATCTAAGAATCAATTCAGACctagatttatttttatttgagtgagataaGTCGCATGCCAGATTAGTTGTCCCAATTTTGCTGTTTTGGTCTAATTCTATCCGAGATGTGACCACTAATTGATTACAAACACCTGTAAGCTTTTCTCTTATATTATGTCGTATAATATTCTACAATGGTCTGCAGGTATGGCAGCCTTGTGTATGCTTATGCTAATAGATCGAGGGTTACTGGACTATGAAAACACTGTGGCATTTTACTGGCCGGAATTTGCCCAAAATGGAAAAAAGAATATCACTGTACGAATGCTTCTTAACCACGAGGTAAGGATTTAAAGAAGATTTTCCAGTAAAGTGTTTCAaattttttatgatttcttGGATTTACAAGAGGGAGCAAGCTGTAGCAATAGTAATGTAACGTTGGTAATGGTAACCTTGGTGACAGTACCCTTGGTAATGTGACATCACTCCTTTACAGCAGACCCCAAAGCCTAAACTTTGAAAATGTCAGCATTTATTAGTTCATACAAGTTTCTCTTCATTTAACCAGGCTGGCTTGGCTTCAACCACTCGACCAATCAGCCAAAAGCTCCTGAAGGACCATGATGCATTGGGGCAGATCTTAGCAGAGTCTCCACCACAGTGGGTACCAGGCACAGCCCATGGTTACCATGCATTCACATTTGGTCTTTACTGCAGTCAGTTATTGAGACGTGTGGATCCTAAGCACCGTACTCTAGGTCAGTTCTTTAGAGAAGAAGTTGCGGAGCCGTTTGGTAAGTTTATTTCACTGGGCTGCTTATTTAGAGAAAATTTAGTGAAATACTTATTGACAAACCTTGACTGTAAAAAGAAAGTACCCCAAACAATAACTAAATTTTCAAAATCCTTACACCCAGCTCAAGATGTTAGTCTTGAATacatcttaattgctaagcaaattgtggTGTCAAACTAAAAGTTTTGTTAATCTCAAGAATCTTAGCTAAACATATGTCTTAAAACTTTTCATTATTCATTGTTCATTACTGTACCGGATGCAAAAGATTTTCTTGACTTTCTACAGATATTGATTTTCACATCGGACTTCCATTGGAACTGAACTACAGAGTGGCAAGATTGACCGGAGCTCTAGACAATCCTTTCAAACTGATCTCCATTCTTAGTGATTCAACAACTTGGTGTTTTGCTTGGATGTTTGTCACGGGTCGTACTATTATCAGTGAAGTCCTCCACAAATCTACTGACCTAGTTAAGGTAGGAATAAGACTCTGCACTAAGATTAGAAATAGAAGCTCATGTAATCTGAGATCTCAGACAATGCGTCAAATTTCATTATGTATGGACGCACAGATGAACAGGCTTTATGTTTACTCGTGTTTACTCGTGTTTACTGTGATCTccttttggaggaagggggggggggcagcaagGATTCTGAAACATGTGTGGGGGGACTCTGATCATActaaacatttacaaaattttCTGTTTTGGCGTTTTATAAGCAATTTGAcactttttatttgttcttttCCCCAAAGTTCCGTAAGCTGATACAACCCGAGGCACGAGCGCTTGAAAACCCTTCTGCCTCTGGAATTGGAACAGCCCGAGCCATTGCAAAAGTGTATGGGATATTGGCCAATGGCGGCCAGACTctgcaaggtcaaaggttactgTCAGAAGGTATGGTGGGGAGGATTTTGAGTGAAGCCAGATCCCCAACCAAGGACAAGTTTTTTGGTATGAAAAGCTCTTTCTCACTTGGGTTCTTCTTGACTGTCTTTGAGGTTGGTAGCATTTGAATATCTTGTTAAATCTCAtcctgttttcttctttttgtcatCTTCTGTTATCATCTAGGCTCCTTCACAATAGCTGTGGAAGCTAGAAAGATGACGCCAGAAAATAGACAgaaaattcaagccctgaatGTACAAAAACTGTTCTGAATGTTCAATGGCGTGATGTTTATCAGTATACTATCAGTCAGTTGTCGTTCAACCAAAGTTCAACAGAACAGTCAACAATTTTCTATCAATCTTTATTCTGCCACTTAACTTATCAGTTTTTTCTTAcaattggtttatttttaggGCAACAAGCAATTTGGTCATCCAGGAGCAGGGGGGCAGCAGTGTTTAGCTGATCCCAAACAGAACCTCGGCATAGCGTACCTGTCCAGTCATTTCTCTCCATTTGGTCTTGGTAACGACCCACGCTATCTTTCCTTACAGAAAGAAACGTATAAATGTGCTACAGATCTTGAGGCCAATTTTTCTGGTATTCTGTCTGAACAGAAATCTGTGTAAGATCTTTGTCTGATGCATGGTTTGTACAATGTATAAAGAAACTAAGACAATGTATAAAAGTGTCACATATCTAAAAGCCAATAAGAAACAATCATTTCCCATCATTCTGTTGGAACAGCAACTTGAAGACCTTACTAGTGCTCATTTCAAGTCAGCTTTTGGCAAGCTCCCTGTTAAGTATTGTAAATACAACTAACTtcttatgatgatgatgtacGGTTGGACCGAA
The DNA window shown above is from Asterias amurensis chromosome 18, ASM3211899v1 and carries:
- the LOC139950399 gene encoding beta-lactamase domain-containing protein 2-like, which translates into the protein MMMSLYNNALFSWFTAHLCAWWYQKKPHIHGKVKPGFEPVAKLFSDNFKTGLESCTGGSAFSVYHNGVKVVDLWGGFADTDVRQFWKEDTMTVAFSATKGMAALCMLMLIDRGLLDYENTVAFYWPEFAQNGKKNITVRMLLNHEAGLASTTRPISQKLLKDHDALGQILAESPPQWVPGTAHGYHAFTFGLYCSQLLRRVDPKHRTLGQFFREEVAEPFDIDFHIGLPLELNYRVARLTGALDNPFKLISILSDSTTWCFAWMFVTGRTIISEVLHKSTDLVKFRKLIQPEARALENPSASGIGTARAIAKVYGILANGGQTLQGQRLLSEGMVGRILSEARSPTKDKFFGMKSSFSLGFFLTVFEGNKQFGHPGAGGQQCLADPKQNLGIAYLSSHFSPFGLGNDPRYLSLQKETYKCATDLEANFSGILSEQKSV